In the genome of Candidatus Hydrogenedens sp., the window TGCCCATAACTGAAAGGTGTATATCCAATCTTTGAAACTTTTCCGAAGGATTGTGCCACTCGGTGCCCTATTAAAAGATTCCGAACTAATGATTCCCCATTAACAATAAATTCTTCCGGAAGGGAATACCATGGACCAATTATAAGTTTTCCTGATTTAACAAGGTCAACAATATCCTCTCTTTTCTCAGGTCTTAATTCAAGGTAATCTTCCAGACACACCGTTTGAGAATCCAATGTAAAGGAATGAAAATTCGAGTCATTTTTTAAAATCTGGATTAATTGGTCCATAAACTCGACTAATAACAATCGCGTTTCTTCAAATGGATATACCCATTCTCTATCCCAGTGTGTGTTAACAACGACATAAATAGTTTTTTTCTCTTGATTCATAACTGTAAAGACCCCTGTTTATACATTTTCATTTTTATAGATTTATATTTGAACAATAAATTTTATTACTGACCTTGTTGTGGAGCAGGAGTATTCTCTTTTTTTGATGTGTCTGTTTGCAAACTTG includes:
- a CDS encoding alpha-mannosidase, whose amino-acid sequence is MNQEKKTIYVVVNTHWDREWVYPFEETRLLLVEFMDQLIQILKNDSNFHSFTLDSQTVCLEDYLELRPEKREDIVDLVKSGKLIIGPWYSLPEEFIVNGESLVRNLLIGHRVAQSFGKVSKIGYTPFSYG